The sequence GCGCCGTGATACCGCGTGGCATGGTAGCGGAAAAAAGCAAGCTGCGCCGTTCCGGCGGGGTGGCGTCGAGAATGAATTCGAGGTCCTCGCGGAAGCCGAGGTCCAGCATCTCGTCGGCTTCATCGAGCACCGCGACCTTCAGCGCGGAGAGATCGAGCCGGCTGCGTTCCAGATGGTCGCGCAGCCGCCCCGGCGTGCCGACGACGATGTGGGCGCCCTGGTTCAGCAGGCGCTGCTCCTGCCGGGGGTCCATGCCGCCGACGCAGGAGACCACGCGCGCGCCTGTGGCTGCATAAAGCCAGCCGAATTCCCGCTGCACCTGCAGCGCCAGTTCGCGCGTGGGCGCCACCACCAGGGCAAGTGGTGCTCCGGCCGGGGGAAAAAGCTCCTGCGTGGCCAGCAGCGTCTCGGCCATGGCAAGACCATAGGCCACCGTTTTGCCCGAGCCCGTCTGGGCCGACACCAGCAGGTCGCGTTCGGCCGCCTCGGGCGCCAGCACAGCAAGTTGCACCGGCGTCGGATTGGTATAGTCCCGCTCGGCAAGTGCGCGGGCGAGCGCCGGGTTGGTCGTCATGAAGGTCACGGGTCGTCCGCCTATGTCGCAGGTTCGTCGGGCATCCGGGGCGCCCTTCGAGAAGGTCCGGGGACCCCCTCCTTAATCTTGCTGGCGCCGCAGCGCTACTGCCGCCTCGGTCTGCCGGCATGCCGTGCGGCCGGGAAGTGCGCTGCCGCCCGGGGGAGGCGCCGCATTCGGGAGACCCCGTCTCCAATGCCCGTCACGCGGTTTTCACGCGAGTTGACCACGTTGCGTCCTTCCACTGCCGTACGATTCAGGAAAGCCTGATGCAACAGAACCTCTCCCCGGATAGACACGACACCGAGATCGGCAGGACGGTTCAAAACTACATTGACGAGCGCCCGAGCTGGCCGGATGGCACGCCGGTGCCGGTCACACCGATGACCGCGATGCAATGGCGCATCTGGGGGCTCGCGGCGGCGGGCAAATTCTTCGAGGGGCTTGTCGTCTTCATGACCGGCGTGGCGATGCCGCTGATCGCCAACGAATTCGGCCTCGACGCCGTTGCCCATGGCGTGGTGGGAGCCGCCTCGCTCGCCGGTATATTGGTGGGCGCGCTGCTGCTCGGCGGCCTTGCCGATCAGTTCGGGCGCAAACTCATGTTCATCGTCGAGATGGTCCTCTTCATCATCTTTCTGGTGCTGCTGTCGGTTGCGCCGAGCTATCCTTGGCTTGTGGTCTTTCTCTTCGGAATCGGTCTGGCGCTCGGCTGCGACTATCCGACAGCCCATCTCATCATTTCAGAAAGCATTCCGACCAGCGCCCGCGGTCGTCTCGTTCTGGGCGCGTTCGCGTTCCAGGCGGTGGGCGCCTTGGTCGGCACCGGGGTCGGCTATGCCGTGCTCACCCTCGATCCCGATGTCACCGCCTGGCGTTGGATGTATGCCGCAGCCATCGTCCCGGCCATGATCGTTCTTGCCGGCCGCTTTTTCGTGACCGAGAGCGCGCCCTGGCTATTCGCCCGCGGTCGCAAGCACGAGGCCGAGCGCGTCACTGCCCGGCTGCTGCACCGCCGGCCGGCCTATCCGAAAAAGGTCGTGCTGTCGGCGCCCGACAAGGAGGCGACGGAAGGAAATGGCTGGGCGGCCCTATTCGAGCGCCGGAACCGCCGTGCCACCATCCTCGCCTCGGTGCCGTGGTTCCTGCAGGATTTGTCGACCTATGGCATTGGGATCTTCACGCCCACCATCCTCGCCGCAGCGCTGGGTCATGACAGTGGCAATGCCCGCAACATCGCCGAGGTCATTCAGAACGACATCTCCGCCGCCCAGGGGGCGGCCATGATCGACGTGCTGCTCATCGTCGGCATCATCTTTGCCGTGGCGCTGGCCGATCGGGTGGGGCGTGTTCCGTTGCAGATTCTCGGCTTCGTCGGCTGCGCCGCCGGGCTGCTGATCGCTTCCTTCTCGGCCTATTATGACGGCCCCCTTTCGACAACCCTCATCTTCGCCGGCTTCATGATGTTCAACTTCATGACCAATCTCGGCCCGAACGCGCAAACATACCTGCTCGCCGGCGAGGTGTTTCCCACCGCCATTCGCGGCAAGGGAGCCGGCTTCGCGGCGGCGTTCGCCAAGATGGGTGCGGTGGTTACTGCTTTCGGTTTCCCGGTGCTCCTGTCCACCATCGGTCAGCAGTCCCTGCTGTACGGGCTGGTCGTGATGTCGCTGCTTGGCGCCGCCATCACCTGGCGGTTCCGCATCGAGACGGCGGGCGTCAGCCTCGATGAGGTTGGCGGGCGTGGGCATCATCACGGCAAGGTGCGGTTGCCGGAAAGCGCGATCGCCGAGATCTGACGCGCGGATGCGCAGAGCCTGCAAGGGTCCGCTTGCCGACCCAGGCAGCCCCGTTCTCTGCCGGGTGGAGCGCAGGAAGGCTTGGAGAGCCCGCGCCGGCGGGCGGCTACGCGGAAGTCTGCCGGGCACTCCCCTTCGTTCGCCGTCTGGCGGGAACGGCGTCGATCGGTGATCGCGCGGTCATGTCGCTATTCTGCTCGCTTCCCGGACCACCCGCTCCGCTCGCTCCACGCGGCTGAGCAGGTTAGACGGAGCATTGGGGGACAGTACAACAAAGAACTCGCAGCCCACGCTGTCGTAAAACTCGACTTCACCCATCTCGATGAGATTTATTTCCCGAAGCTCCTCGATGATATTGCGGAAACTCGCTGGCGTGAATATCCACGCATGACAATCCAAATAATCGGTCTGTAGCGACGTGGCGGCCGCGTAGCCCGCTTCAAGGGTTCCGGTAAAGCTGAATACGCCACCGTCAAGATCAGCCCAGACGCCGGCACCGTTTCGCTCCGCCGACATCGAATAGTGGTCGAAAAGGTGGGCCGGATCATGCCGCGTGCGTTTCTCCAGATAGGCACGGACCATGGCGCCTGTTGTGCTGACAGGGCGAAAATAATCGAAGGTGAAGCGACGATCGGGCAGCATAAGATACAGCTTCCCGTCGGGTTTTAGCGCTCGCGTGCAGCGCTGGAGAAATCTGATCGGGTCGGGGAGATGTTCGAAGACATGACTGGCAATGATATAGTCAAATCTCTCGCCTTCCGGTAGAAGTCGGGTCAATTCTCCGCCATCATCAATTGCATCAACCGGTTCGATACGTGTCACATCCACGGGATGGTCGCGGTATTTCTCCCTCAATGACGCCTCATCGGCATGATCGACAATATAAACGTTAAAACCATCCTTCTTCGCGACGATCGGATTATAGGACGCGCCGAATTCTATCCCTATGCGATATTTCCCAACTCTCGAGCGCACGTAATTGCGGAAGTCCATGCGAAACCCTCTTGCGCTCGCGGGTTGTCAGCAGCCACAAAGACGCAATTCAAACGCGCCGCCGACCCTCATATCGGCATATGGTAGCATGTTTGTCGCATCCCGGAGTCGTTGTCGTGCGCCTGCGCTTTGATGATCTGAGGCTCCGCGCTTATCTTCTCTCGAAGAAGATGCGTCAATTCCCGAGTGTAATCCGGGAAAATGTGCCGCGTTTTTATGTAGATGAGGAGTGTTGCCCGGCTGTCGGAAATAATTATGCAATTGTTGTTTCTTATTCGGGTTTTGGTGTTGCATCCGACCTTATTGATCTGCTGAAGGCACTGCGCCGCCGTGGCGTGAACGCCGTGGTCATATGCAACGGTTTGCCGAAGTTGAACGTGCTGGAAATGCTTCGGCGGGACGCTCATCGAGTGATGGTGCGGCGGAATGTGGGTCGTGATTTCGGCGCCTTTCGCGCGGCGACCCTCCGCCTCGCAGCTGAGGGGCGAGCCGTCTCACGCATGCTGTATTTCAACGACAGCGTCATTTATATCGCCGGTGCCGAGCTGGACGCGATGGTGCATCGGATGATCGAGGATACGTATCCTGTCATCGGTGCGTTCGAGAACCACGAATTCGAGCACCACATCGGCTCCTATGTGTTTTCGGTGAGCGGCGAGGTGTTCTACGACTCGAAGCTGCTGTCGTTCTGGAAGCGTTATCGGCCGTACGATATCCGCCCTCACGCGATCCATCAGGGTGAGATTGCCTTATCTCGGCAGTTGAAAAAGCGCGGTTACGCTATCGGCGTGATCTATTCCGTGGATCGTCTCGGCGAACATCTCCGCACGTTCGACGCTGCCCAATTGCTTGGGCTCCTCAAATATATGACTCCGGCATGGAGGTCGGCTTTTCTGGCGCAAACCCGCGAGGGGACCTTAGGTGTCGGCCGGCAACTGGTGAGCGCCTTCGAAGTGGAGCGCCACACCTCACGCCCAAGCGGCGATACTCCGCAATCGTCTTCCCAAGGCGCGGTGCCAACGCTCAGTTCCCTGACCCGTCCGCCCGATACGCCTCGCGGTCGTCAGCAGACCACCTTCGCGGCCGCCCATCGGGAGGTGCTGCGATGGAGTATCATTCAGGCAATGCTGGCGGAGGTTTCTGCTCATAGCCAGATTCACGTGGGGTTTGGCCTTTTTCGGCTATTATTGGGCGCGCCTGTCGTCAAGAAGGACCTTCTTCAGCGCGGCCTGTGGTCTGAGCAGGACTGTTTGCAGATACTCGACGACGTGCCGCCCGAGGCGCGTCGACGCATCATCAGGCAGTTGATCAATCGCGGCCGTCCGCTGCATGTCAGCGGGACCCGGCGGTTTCTCCTTCGGCATGGCCTTGAGTAGGCCTGTCGCCGCGAATGCCTGAGGTTCTCCGTACAGGCCCTGTGAACGCGGGTTCTTTCCCCCTTGAAGCCTCGCTGTCTCGCCCTTAAGGTGCGCGCTGCCTGAGCGGGCGTAGTTCAATGGTAGAACGGCAGCTTCCCAAGCTGCATACGAGGGTTCGATTCCCTTCGCCCGCTCCAGCGGCAATTCTCCTGCGTCCACCCCTGCTGCGGCCTCGCGCCGGGTGTTCTGTCGGCGTTGCAAGCGAACGTGATCGCAGGGATCGGGGCGCCGTGCGCCCGGCCAGAAATTCCGATCCGTGCTGGCTCTGCCGCCGAGGGCGCTCCCCGTTGGCCCATTCGGGCCGCGGGAATGAGGGAACCTCTCGCGCGCCGCTCGCATTTTCGTTGCGATCAATGAGCGCGACTACGCCACCGAAGGCCGGGACACCCATGCAGAGCCCCCCCCAAACCACCTTGTCTCGACGTGACCTCCTGGTCGCTGGGGCAGCGACCGTCACCGTCTCGCACGCGAGCGGGACGATTGCGCGCGCTGAAGACGCCTCTGCACCGAGAGGTGACGGGGTGGGACGTGACAAGCCGGGAACCCTGCCGTCGCGGCTCTCTGTTCGCTTTGCCGTCAACGGCACTACCACCGAGGTGGAGGTCGATACCCGCACTACCCTGCTCGACGCGCTACGCGAGCAGCTTCATCTCACGGGCACGAAGAAGGGCTGCGATCATGGCCAGTGCGGTGCCTGCACCGTCATGGTCAACGGGGTCCGCATCAATGCCTGCCTCACCCTCGCGGTTATGCATGAGGGCGATGAGGTGACGACCATCGAGGGACTGGGAGGGCCGGCAGATTTGCACCCGATGCAGGCTGCCTTCGTCAGGCACGACGGCTATCAGTGCGGCTATTGCACGCCGGGACAGATCTGCTCGTCCGTGGCGATGCTCGCCGAAATCGAGGCCGGTATTCCCAGCCATGTCACTCCAGACCTCACCGGGCGTCCCGAAGCATCGGTGGACGAATTGCGGGAGCGGATGAGCGGCAATATCTGCCGCTGCGGTGCCTATTCCAATATTATTGACGCCATCTCCGACGTGGCGGGGAGGCAGTCATGATGCCATTCACCTATGAGCGCGCCTCCTCGGCGGCCGAGGCAGCGCGCGCGGCGGCTGCCAGTCCCGGCGCAAAATTCATCGCAGGCGGTACGAATCTTCTGGACTTGATGAAGCTGCAGATCGAGACGCCGAGCCATCTGATTGATGTGAACGGCCTCGCGTTCGACACGATCGAGCCCACGCGGGAAGGCGGGCTGCGCATCGGCGCGTTGGTCAGCAACACCTCGCTGGCCTCCGATCCGCGGGTGCGGCGAGACTATGCTGTGTTGGCACGTGCCCTTCTGGCGGGCGCATCGGGCCAATTGCGCAATAAGGCCACCACCGCCGGCAATCTGCTTCAGCGCACGCGCTGCCCCTACTTCTACGATACCGCCCAGCCCTGCAATAAGCGCGTGCCCGGCAGCGGCTGCGCGGCGATAGGCGGGGTGTCCCGCCAACTGGGC is a genomic window of Ancylobacter sp. IITR112 containing:
- a CDS encoding MFS transporter — its product is MQQNLSPDRHDTEIGRTVQNYIDERPSWPDGTPVPVTPMTAMQWRIWGLAAAGKFFEGLVVFMTGVAMPLIANEFGLDAVAHGVVGAASLAGILVGALLLGGLADQFGRKLMFIVEMVLFIIFLVLLSVAPSYPWLVVFLFGIGLALGCDYPTAHLIISESIPTSARGRLVLGAFAFQAVGALVGTGVGYAVLTLDPDVTAWRWMYAAAIVPAMIVLAGRFFVTESAPWLFARGRKHEAERVTARLLHRRPAYPKKVVLSAPDKEATEGNGWAALFERRNRRATILASVPWFLQDLSTYGIGIFTPTILAAALGHDSGNARNIAEVIQNDISAAQGAAMIDVLLIVGIIFAVALADRVGRVPLQILGFVGCAAGLLIASFSAYYDGPLSTTLIFAGFMMFNFMTNLGPNAQTYLLAGEVFPTAIRGKGAGFAAAFAKMGAVVTAFGFPVLLSTIGQQSLLYGLVVMSLLGAAITWRFRIETAGVSLDEVGGRGHHHGKVRLPESAIAEI
- a CDS encoding class I SAM-dependent methyltransferase encodes the protein MDFRNYVRSRVGKYRIGIEFGASYNPIVAKKDGFNVYIVDHADEASLREKYRDHPVDVTRIEPVDAIDDGGELTRLLPEGERFDYIIASHVFEHLPDPIRFLQRCTRALKPDGKLYLMLPDRRFTFDYFRPVSTTGAMVRAYLEKRTRHDPAHLFDHYSMSAERNGAGVWADLDGGVFSFTGTLEAGYAAATSLQTDYLDCHAWIFTPASFRNIIEELREINLIEMGEVEFYDSVGCEFFVVLSPNAPSNLLSRVERAERVVREASRIAT
- a CDS encoding lipopolysaccharide biosynthesis protein is translated as MRLRFDDLRLRAYLLSKKMRQFPSVIRENVPRFYVDEECCPAVGNNYAIVVSYSGFGVASDLIDLLKALRRRGVNAVVICNGLPKLNVLEMLRRDAHRVMVRRNVGRDFGAFRAATLRLAAEGRAVSRMLYFNDSVIYIAGAELDAMVHRMIEDTYPVIGAFENHEFEHHIGSYVFSVSGEVFYDSKLLSFWKRYRPYDIRPHAIHQGEIALSRQLKKRGYAIGVIYSVDRLGEHLRTFDAAQLLGLLKYMTPAWRSAFLAQTREGTLGVGRQLVSAFEVERHTSRPSGDTPQSSSQGAVPTLSSLTRPPDTPRGRQQTTFAAAHREVLRWSIIQAMLAEVSAHSQIHVGFGLFRLLLGAPVVKKDLLQRGLWSEQDCLQILDDVPPEARRRIIRQLINRGRPLHVSGTRRFLLRHGLE
- the paoA gene encoding aldehyde dehydrogenase iron-sulfur subunit PaoA gives rise to the protein MQSPPQTTLSRRDLLVAGAATVTVSHASGTIARAEDASAPRGDGVGRDKPGTLPSRLSVRFAVNGTTTEVEVDTRTTLLDALREQLHLTGTKKGCDHGQCGACTVMVNGVRINACLTLAVMHEGDEVTTIEGLGGPADLHPMQAAFVRHDGYQCGYCTPGQICSSVAMLAEIEAGIPSHVTPDLTGRPEASVDELRERMSGNICRCGAYSNIIDAISDVAGRQS